Genomic window (Candidatus Eremiobacterota bacterium):
ACTGGGGCGCGCTGCGTGTCTTCAATGACGACACGGTGCAGCCGGGAAAGGGCTTCGGCACGCACCCGCACCGCGACATGGAGATCGTCACCTACGTGCTGCGCGGGGCGCTCGAACACAAAGACTCGATGGGTCACCACGGCATCGTGCCGCCCGGCGGCGTGCAGTACATGAGCGCCGGCACCGGGATCACCCACAGCGAATTCAACCACTCCGCGGAGCGCGACGTGCACTTCGTGCAGATGTGGGTGCTGCCCAAGCGCTACGGGGAGCGTCCGCAGTACGGACAGCACGAGTTCACCACCGCGCAACGGGACGGCACCTGGCTGACGATCGCCAGCGGCGAGGGGAGC
Coding sequences:
- a CDS encoding pirin family protein is translated as MATVQRASERAFFDFGWLQTHHSFSFADYYDPENLNWGALRVFNDDTVQPGKGFGTHPHRDMEIVTYVLRGALEHKDSMGHHGIVPPGGVQYMSAGTGITHSEFNHSAERDVHFVQMWVLPKRYGERPQYGQHEFTTAQRDGTWLTIASGEGSVTAPIALGQDATLRVARLNGGTLPVELREGRYGFLFVADGTVTANGERLAAGDALRLRGQQRFGVAGNG